A single Capra hircus breed San Clemente chromosome 13, ASM170441v1, whole genome shotgun sequence DNA region contains:
- the HRH3 gene encoding histamine H3 receptor, whose translation MERSSPDGPLNASGALAGEAAAAAAAGGARGFSAAWTAVLAALMALLIVATVLGNALVMLAFVADSSLRTQNNFFLLNLAISDFLVGAFCIPLYVPYVLTGRWPFGRGLCKLWLVVDYLLCTSSVFNIVLISYDRFLSVTRAVSYRAQQGDTRRAVQKMVLVWVLAFLLYGPAILSWEYLSGGSSIPEGHCYAEFFYNWYFLITASTLEFFTPFLSVTFFNLSIYLNIQRRTRVRLDGVREAATTELPPEAQPSPPPTAPSCWGCWQKGCGEAVPLHRYGVGVSEVTPGPEAGEVALGGGSGGGAAASPTSSSGSSSRGTERPRSLKRGSKPSASSASLEKRMKMVSQSITQRFRLSRDKKVAKSLAVIVSIFGLCWAPYTLLMIIRAACHGHCIPDYWYETSFWLLWANSAVNPVLYPLCHYSFRRAFTKLLCPQKLKIQPHSSLEHCWK comes from the exons ATGGAGCGCTCATCGCCCGACGGGCCGCTGAACGCGTCGGGGGCGCTGGCGggcgaggcggcggcggcggcggcggcgggcggggcgcgcggcTTCTCCGCCGCCTGGACCGCGGTGCTGGCGGCGCTCATGGCGCTGCTCATCGTGGCCACGGTGCTGGGCAACGCGCTGGTCATGCTCGCCTTCGTGGCGGATTCGAGCCTCCGCACGCAAAACAACTTCTTTCTGCTCAACCTCGCCATCTCCGACTTCCTCGTGG GTGCGTTCTGCATCCCACTCTATGTGCCCTACGTGCTGACTGGTCGCTGGCCCTTTGGCCGGGGCCTCTGCAAGCTGTGGTTGGTGGTGGACTACCTGCTCTGCACCTCCTCTGTCTTCAATATCGTTCTCATCAGCTATGACCGCTTCCTGTCGGTCACCCGAGCC GTCTCTTACCGGGCCCAGCAGGGTGACACGCGGCGGGCGGTGCAGAAGATGGTGCTGGTGTGGGTGTTGGCCTTCCTGCTCTATGGGCCCGCCATCCTCAGCTGGGAGTACCTGTCTGGCGGCAGCTCCATCCCTGAGGGCCACTGCTACGCCGAGTTCTTCTACAACTGGTACTTCCTCATCACGGCCTCCACCCTTGAGTTCTTCACCCCCTTCCTCAGTGTCACCTTCTTCAACCTCAGCATCTACCTgaacatccagaggcgcacccgTGTCCGGCTGGATGGAGTGCGCGAGGCGGCCACCACCGAGCTTCCACCCGAGGCCCAGCCCTCTCCACCGCCCACTGCACCCAGCTGCTGGGGATGCTGGCAGAAAGGGTGCGGGGAGGCCGTGCCGCTGCACAGGTACGGGGTGGGAGTCAGCGAGGTGACCCCGGGCCCTGAGGCCGGGGAGGTGGCCCTCGGGGGTGGTAGTGGTGGGGGTGCCGCGGCCTCGCCCACCTCCAGCTCCGGCAGCTCCTCAAGGGGCACCGAGAGGCCTCGATCACTCAAGCGTGGTTCCAAGCCATCCGCGTCCTCGGCGTCCCTCGAGAAGCGCATGAAGATGGTGTCCCAGAGCATCACCCAGCGCTTCCGGCTCTCGCGGGATAAGAAGGTAGCCAAGTCACTGGCCGTCATCGTGAGCATCTTCGGGCTCTGCTGGGCCCCCTACACGCTCCTGATGATCATTCGGGCCGCCTGCCATGGCCACTGCATCCCCGACTACTGGTACGAGACGTCCTTCTGGCTGCTGTGGGCCAACTCGGCTGTCAACCCTGTCCTCTACCCGCTGTGCCACTATAGCTTCCGCCGGGCTTTCACCAAGCTACTCTGCCCCCAGAAGCTCAAGATCCAGCCCCACAGCTCCCTGGAGCACTGCTGGAAGTGA